One region of Aminobacterium colombiense DSM 12261 genomic DNA includes:
- a CDS encoding M20 metallopeptidase family protein, translating to MWSPAIKQLSHQIFEELQHLYRDFHRHPELSFKEKDTSEKIAAYMENLGCTVQKNVAGTGVVALLMGAKKGPTVAIRADIDALPVEEKSGLPYESVYEGLMHACGHDVHITCALGAAKILASLKNDLQGTVKFIFQPAEEINAGAKAMIEEGVLENPHVSMIFGLHNHPEIPVGKVALKEGPLMASVDTTFVTIKGRGGHGAFPHKDIDPVVAAASIIMNLQTIVSRNVDPQHSAVVSFGTIHGGTANNVIPDEVKLTGTVRTFDPHIRESMEPWMRRVIEHTAASLGCTADFYYRQDLPAVMNHPEAAALGMQAIEEIIGKEGIVIPVPSMGGEDFAIFQEKVPGCFFWLGVGNPDIDAIHPWHSPRFKADEGALSIGAGVLALSAYRGLLHCQGADS from the coding sequence ATGTGGAGCCCCGCCATCAAACAGTTAAGTCACCAGATCTTTGAAGAACTTCAGCACCTTTACAGAGATTTTCACAGGCACCCTGAATTGAGTTTTAAAGAAAAGGACACTTCTGAAAAGATTGCGGCCTATATGGAAAACCTCGGCTGTACAGTGCAAAAAAACGTAGCGGGAACAGGTGTTGTCGCCCTTTTAATGGGGGCTAAAAAAGGGCCAACAGTCGCTATTCGTGCAGATATAGACGCCCTTCCTGTTGAAGAAAAAAGCGGCCTTCCCTATGAGTCGGTCTATGAAGGGCTGATGCATGCGTGTGGACATGACGTTCATATAACCTGTGCCCTTGGGGCGGCAAAAATTCTCGCTTCTTTGAAAAATGATCTTCAGGGAACTGTCAAATTTATTTTTCAGCCTGCCGAAGAAATAAACGCGGGAGCGAAAGCTATGATAGAAGAAGGTGTTCTTGAAAATCCTCATGTTTCCATGATCTTCGGTCTCCATAATCATCCGGAAATCCCGGTAGGAAAAGTCGCTCTCAAAGAAGGTCCCCTCATGGCTTCTGTAGATACCACCTTTGTAACCATAAAGGGCAGAGGAGGACACGGCGCCTTTCCCCATAAAGATATCGACCCCGTTGTGGCGGCAGCATCCATTATTATGAACCTCCAGACTATAGTGAGCAGAAATGTCGACCCGCAACATTCGGCCGTTGTAAGTTTTGGAACTATTCATGGCGGAACAGCCAATAATGTGATCCCTGATGAGGTAAAACTTACAGGGACTGTTCGCACTTTTGACCCGCACATTCGTGAGTCTATGGAACCATGGATGAGAAGAGTTATAGAGCATACCGCCGCAAGTCTGGGATGTACGGCTGATTTTTATTATCGGCAAGATCTCCCTGCCGTTATGAACCATCCCGAAGCCGCCGCTCTGGGGATGCAAGCCATAGAGGAAATTATTGGCAAAGAAGGGATTGTTATTCCTGTTCCATCCATGGGGGGCGAGGATTTTGCTATTTTTCAGGAGAAGGTGCCGGGATGCTTTTTCTGGCTGGGCGTCGGCAATCCTGATATTGACGCAATCCATCCATGGCACAGCCCCCGCTTTAAGGCCGACGAAGGGGCCCTTTCTATCGGGGCCGGCGTTCTGGCCCTTTCAGCGTATCGTGGTTTACTACACTGTCAAGGAG